A window of the Podospora bellae-mahoneyi strain CBS 112042 chromosome 6, whole genome shotgun sequence genome harbors these coding sequences:
- a CDS encoding hypothetical protein (EggNog:ENOG503PEFR; COG:S) yields MVASDGAGPGPSTVAVEREPAPPASGITGLTGGEGEEGGRGGGGGSSTGTKKWATEEDFNKHREIITQLYHRETLSQLMQTMEVRYGFLATNKMYRARFKRWGLGKRKRSDSALANRPRKPKLKQPVPMPMPMRPAAGDASQHAQPEPEPELQEDDVEEIIPSHHHEQHAVPYVQRRRGLLLVNGKWIDLSLMTDDERRYLLRQHKSRKQTVSSPPSTSTALSLSRSPSPRNLQAPDTLQSTENMYRAVRDYFMASFTSNRWSFLEDTTSADQARNDKAVMATHTGVRRGFEIWRRLMTAVRLFHDTSHPDNRAQSIKVIRITFAELTSTLSSGRESPLLFFWVMHALTLFRSIPDPNFQRLEIYLLKHLFELTETVRLQNGAIPHPTAQLWKVLYSNGQSLLFSPPSSPSPDNDDKSPLINHTHLSSLISLAVSLFSSHYSPLHKRTIELSNLAIFTSLPPHHPSSSTLLTPKFHSLFTRVTSSLPDVFDGREMDVRAWLASHYFTLGDLTSASSLLEPILLDPIKLKEVNKVQEASESFNLLYGSIKMAMGDVRAAEGILRQVIKRGRISWKEHGEDVHLSDGLLALDQCLRVQGRTKEADEVIKEHRQLLREALMRRGEEDT; encoded by the exons ATGGTGGCAAGCGACGGAGCTGGCCCCGGGCCTTCAACCGTGGCAGTCGAACGGGAACCTGCACCACCGGCTAGCGGCATCACAGGCCTgacaggaggagaaggagaagaaggaggaagaggaggaggaggaggcagtaGTACCGGAACGAAGAAATGGGCGACCGAGGAGGACTTCAACAAGCACAGGGAAATAATCACCCAGCTGTACCATCGTGAAACCCTGTCGCAGCTGATGCAGACGATGGAGGTTCGATATGGCTTCCTTGCCAC GAACAAAATGTACAGAGCACGATTTAAACGATGGGGCCTCGGGAAACGTAAGCGGTCGGACAGCGCTTTGGCTAACAGGCCAAGGAAGCCGAAGCTGAAGCAACCCgtgccgatgccgatgccgatgcggCCCGCAGCAGGAGACGCCAGTCAGCATGCCCAACCCGAACCCGAACCCGAACTtcaggaagatgatgtcgaggagaTTATTCCATCGCACCATCATGAACAGCATGCTGTCCCTTATGTACAGCGACGGAGAGGTTTATTGCTAGTAAACGGCAAATGGATCGATTTGTCGCTCATGACGGACGACGAACGACGGTACCTCCTCCGACAACACAAATCCCGAAAGCAAACCGTCAgctcccccccatccacctccaccgccttgtCCCTCTCCCgatcaccctcccctcgaAACCTCCAGGCACCCGACACCCTCCAGTCAACCGAGAACATGTACCGCGCCGTGAGGGATTACTTCATGGCATCCTTCACCTCCAACCGCTGGTCCTTCCTCGAAGACACCACCTCCGCAGACCAAGCCCGCAACGACAAAGCCGTGATGGCAACCCACACCGGAGTCCGCCGCGGCTTCGAGATCTGGCGCCGGCTGATGACCGCCGTCCGTCTGTTCCACgacacctcccaccccgacAACCGCGCTCAGTCAATAAAAGTAATCCGCATCACCTTCGCCGAgctcacctccaccctctccagcgGTCGAgaatcccccctcctcttcttctgggtaATGCacgccctcaccctcttccgcTCCATCCCCGACCCAAACTTCCAACGGCTGGAAATctacctcctcaaacacctcTTCGAACTGACCGAAACTGTCCGCCTCCAAAACGGcgccatcccccaccccaccgCCCAGCTCTGGAAAGTCCTCTACTCCAACGGGCAATCTCTCCTGTTttcgcccccctcctcaccatcaccagacaACGATGACAAGTCCCCCCTAATCAACcacacccacctctcctctctcatctccctcgccgtctcCCTTTTTTCCTCCCactactcccccctccacaaaaGAACAATAGAACtgtccaacctcgccatcttcacctccctccccccccaccatccctcctcctccaccctcctcacccccaaatTCCACTCCCTTTTTACTCGGgtaacctcctccctccctgaCGTGTTCGACGGCAGGGAAATGGACGTCCGCGCCTGGCTGGCATCCCATTACTTCACCCTAGGCGACCtaacctccgcctcctccctcctcgagcccatcctcctcgatcCGATAAAATTAAAAGAGGTCAACAAAGTCCAGGAGGCCTCCGAGTCGTTCAATCTCTTGTACGGCTCCATAAAGATGGCCATGGGGGATGTACGAGCCGCCGAGGGGATCCTCCGACAGGTGATAAAACGGGGCCGCATAAGCTGGAAAGAGCACGGGGAGGACGTCCACCTTTCTGATGGGCTCCTCGCGCTTGATCAATGCCTCAGGGTGCAGGGGCGGACaaaggaggcggatgaggtgATAAAGGAGCACAGACAACTGCTGAGGGAAGCGTTGAtgaggcggggggaggaggatactTGA